A genomic stretch from Tenrec ecaudatus isolate mTenEca1 chromosome 17, mTenEca1.hap1, whole genome shotgun sequence includes:
- the DPY30 gene encoding protein dpy-30 homolog, producing MEPEQMLEGQTQVADNPHSEYGLTDNVERIVENEKMNAEKSSKQKVDLQSLPTRAYLDQTVVPILLQGLAVLAKERPPNPIEFLASYLLKNKAQFEDRN from the exons ATGGAGCCAGAGCAGATGCTGGAAGGACAGACCCAG gTTGCAGACAATCCTCACTCGGAATACGGTCTCACGGACAATGTCGAG AGGATAGTGGAAAATGAGAAGATGAATGCAGAGAAGTCATCCAAACAGAAGGTGGACCTCCAGTCTTTGCCAACCCGTGCCTACCTGGATCAGACAGTGGTGCCCATCTTACTGCAGGGACTTGCTGTGCTCGCAAAGGAGAG ACCACCAAACCCTATTGAATTTCTAGCGTcctatcttttaaaaaacaaggCACAGTTTGAAGATCGAAATTGA